Proteins from one Chitinophaga oryzae genomic window:
- a CDS encoding class I SAM-dependent methyltransferase, which yields MSHTSRIIASWHANADQWIATIDHAEIASRTLATNEAIVSTVMAYPLTSILDIGCGEGWLTRALQERGLKAFGVDAVAALIDNARQKGGGTYEVAGFRDIASGVYAVAETFTAAVINFALLDQEDTEALLKNIRRVVATGGWVFIQTLHPLVIAGQEPYVSGWKEGSWNGMKRAFVQPYQWYFRTLEDWFRLFAEAGLAVKQVKEPVHPETKAPVSVIFVLQVMN from the coding sequence ATGAGCCATACTTCCCGCATCATCGCATCCTGGCATGCTAATGCAGACCAGTGGATTGCCACCATCGATCACGCTGAAATCGCTTCGCGCACGCTGGCCACCAACGAGGCCATTGTGAGCACGGTGATGGCATATCCTTTAACCTCCATCCTGGACATCGGGTGCGGGGAGGGGTGGCTGACCCGTGCGCTGCAGGAGCGGGGGCTGAAAGCTTTCGGTGTGGATGCGGTGGCGGCGCTGATTGACAATGCAAGGCAAAAAGGGGGCGGTACGTACGAAGTCGCCGGTTTCCGCGACATAGCCAGCGGGGTTTATGCGGTAGCGGAGACGTTCACGGCGGCGGTCATTAATTTCGCGCTGCTGGACCAGGAGGATACGGAAGCTTTGCTAAAGAATATCCGGCGGGTGGTGGCTACCGGCGGATGGGTGTTTATTCAAACCCTGCATCCGCTGGTGATAGCAGGCCAGGAGCCTTATGTGTCCGGGTGGAAGGAAGGCAGCTGGAACGGCATGAAACGGGCGTTCGTACAGCCGTACCAGTGGTATTTCAGGACGCTGGAAGACTGGTTCCGGCTGTTTGCCGAAGCAGGACTGGCAGTTAAGCAGGTGAAAGAACCGGTGCATCCTGAAACGAAAGCGCCGGTATCGGTGATATTCGTGTTGCAGGTAATGAACTAG
- a CDS encoding YggS family pyridoxal phosphate-dependent enzyme, with amino-acid sequence MSAEILDRLQQINARIQQACTRSQRNADSVKLLLATKTVPANRIKTALEAGYTLIAENKVQELKEKYDALEAVPHENHFIGHLQTNKIKDLLKYSVTCLQSLDRADLAEKLHQRLQLEGKKMTVLIQVNTSGEESKFGVAPEGALQLVKQVSRLDTLQIKGLMTIGLLSTETEKVRQCFQLLRSLQQQIIAAAIPGVAMDELSMGMSGDMETAIEEGATIVRVGTAVFGQRPTPDSYYWNESVNVR; translated from the coding sequence ATGAGCGCCGAAATTTTAGACCGTCTTCAACAAATCAACGCCAGGATACAACAGGCCTGCACCCGCAGCCAGCGAAATGCTGACAGCGTAAAGCTCCTGCTGGCCACCAAAACCGTTCCGGCCAACCGCATCAAAACGGCGCTGGAAGCAGGATACACGCTCATTGCAGAAAACAAGGTCCAGGAACTGAAAGAGAAATACGACGCCCTGGAAGCAGTCCCCCATGAAAATCATTTCATCGGTCATCTGCAAACCAACAAAATCAAAGATCTCCTGAAATATAGTGTTACCTGCCTGCAATCGCTGGACCGCGCTGACCTCGCGGAGAAACTGCATCAGCGCCTGCAGCTGGAAGGGAAAAAGATGACCGTGCTGATACAGGTAAACACTTCGGGTGAAGAAAGCAAATTTGGCGTGGCGCCGGAAGGCGCCCTGCAACTGGTTAAACAGGTATCCCGCCTGGACACCCTGCAGATAAAAGGACTGATGACGATCGGGCTGCTGAGCACGGAAACAGAGAAAGTCCGCCAGTGCTTTCAGCTGCTCAGGTCACTGCAACAGCAGATCATCGCGGCCGCCATTCCCGGCGTGGCCATGGACGAGCTTTCCATGGGCATGAGCGGAGATATGGAAACCGCCATCGAAGAAGGCGCCACCATCGTTCGTGTCGGCACCGCCGTATTCGGACAAAGACCCACCCCCGACAGCTACTACTGGAACGAGTCGGTGAACGTAAGGTAG
- a CDS encoding glycosyl hydrolase family 28-related protein, whose translation MTFQHLSALRSYPNPIPNEVYHLLGYHTPGDGGGGDFYWDSAATGGDNTGMVFQSTQSSTGRWKRLYSDPVNARWFGAKGDGTTDDTLALQAALNFVANSGKSRTLLIPDGVYNITSQLFVLDQTHITGSVNYKTIIKKTTNTAANYPSPRPEDMYNVDAIMCIVQPSYGLYAYQNNIENIRLKGEAPNKNQYGLYYPRTNHTRLTKVEVENCINGFYTKDSWQCEHIALVAARCDHGFVFAPTTPQSGAGTSCTFVRCWASGCRLSGYNIRNLYYTSFSDCACDKLNNNSYSTDGIIPTAYSFEGCDGITMMSCGVESGICQAIHLKDTKAFSLTGSFHSFPPISTVFNDTTAGLLKFENSVAAFSGYLLYTESLQGTNMSNIYATTSQVSFTNSIYSLPYGKTFVDNDSTIIDLGGTSSHLYNPTTTPVVNMTAAVISKHIRVPDLGAKGLAYISMPAKAVIRGIRFSALNTTNTSSFKIMVGYNATDKNSYYGVVNWPFPTDQYVQLTVSPGKSRKPAALSNGEGWVLFVSTDPSQLAAGAGLVFEVEYVIEN comes from the coding sequence ATGACATTTCAGCATCTTTCAGCATTGAGAAGTTACCCCAATCCGATTCCAAACGAGGTATACCACTTGTTGGGCTATCACACTCCCGGAGATGGTGGCGGAGGAGATTTTTACTGGGACAGTGCCGCCACCGGGGGAGATAACACCGGCATGGTGTTCCAGTCAACTCAATCTTCTACCGGACGTTGGAAAAGGCTTTACAGTGATCCGGTTAATGCCAGATGGTTTGGCGCAAAAGGGGATGGTACCACAGACGACACCCTGGCGCTGCAGGCAGCCCTGAATTTTGTGGCCAACAGCGGCAAAAGCCGCACATTGTTGATCCCGGATGGTGTATACAACATTACATCCCAGTTATTTGTGCTTGACCAGACACATATTACCGGATCTGTCAATTACAAAACCATCATCAAAAAAACAACAAATACAGCCGCTAACTACCCCTCTCCCAGGCCGGAAGATATGTACAATGTAGATGCTATTATGTGTATTGTTCAGCCTTCCTATGGTCTTTATGCCTATCAGAATAATATAGAAAACATCCGGTTAAAAGGTGAGGCTCCCAATAAAAACCAGTACGGCTTATATTATCCCCGGACCAATCACACCCGTTTGACAAAAGTTGAGGTCGAAAATTGTATTAACGGGTTTTATACAAAGGACAGCTGGCAATGCGAGCATATTGCTTTGGTGGCAGCCCGCTGTGATCATGGGTTTGTATTTGCCCCCACCACCCCGCAAAGCGGTGCCGGCACTTCCTGCACCTTTGTACGTTGCTGGGCGTCCGGGTGCCGGCTGAGCGGATATAACATCAGGAATCTTTATTACACCTCATTCTCAGACTGTGCCTGTGATAAACTGAATAACAATTCCTATTCTACTGATGGAATAATCCCGACTGCCTATTCTTTTGAAGGATGCGATGGTATCACCATGATGAGCTGCGGGGTGGAATCCGGTATCTGCCAGGCCATCCATCTGAAAGATACAAAGGCATTCAGCCTGACAGGCTCATTTCATTCATTCCCGCCTATATCTACTGTTTTTAATGACACAACCGCAGGGCTGTTAAAATTCGAAAACTCGGTAGCTGCCTTCAGTGGGTATCTGCTGTATACTGAATCGTTGCAAGGCACCAATATGTCAAATATTTATGCCACGACTTCTCAGGTCAGCTTTACCAACAGCATTTATTCCCTGCCATACGGAAAAACATTTGTCGACAATGATTCCACAATAATTGATCTGGGCGGTACATCGTCGCATCTTTACAATCCAACTACAACCCCGGTAGTCAACATGACAGCTGCCGTTATCAGCAAGCATATACGGGTACCGGACCTGGGCGCCAAAGGACTGGCATATATCAGCATGCCGGCGAAGGCCGTTATCAGGGGTATTCGTTTCAGTGCATTGAATACTACCAATACCAGTAGCTTCAAAATAATGGTGGGGTATAATGCCACAGATAAAAATTCCTACTATGGCGTAGTTAACTGGCCTTTCCCTACGGATCAATACGTTCAATTGACTGTATCACCCGGTAAATCCAGGAAACCGGCTGCCTTATCCAACGGAGAAGGATGGGTGCTTTTTGTGAGCACTGATCCGTCGCAGCTTGCTGCGGGCGCCGGCCTGGTGTTTGAAGTGGAATATGTGATTGAAAATTAA
- a CDS encoding GNAT family N-acetyltransferase: MPALYENGEILVREFVPEELDVFLALFEDPAVTQYLPAVSPERYRELFQTALEDYRKGLFGRWGIWDTAAGRFIGTCLARPFVEAPGQLEIGYTLAQAYWGKGIATKVAKALVEYCFSQTTVKEVVALTDLDNVGSQKVLLKAGFSRSLRNIIRDGREVAYFVIQRTQ; this comes from the coding sequence ATGCCTGCTTTATATGAAAACGGGGAGATACTCGTTCGCGAATTTGTGCCGGAGGAACTGGACGTGTTCCTGGCGTTGTTTGAAGATCCGGCTGTAACACAGTACCTGCCGGCCGTTAGCCCTGAACGTTACAGGGAGTTATTCCAAACAGCCCTGGAGGATTACCGGAAAGGACTGTTTGGCCGCTGGGGCATATGGGACACTGCTGCCGGCCGGTTCATCGGTACCTGCCTGGCGCGGCCGTTTGTGGAGGCGCCGGGTCAGCTGGAAATCGGTTATACGCTGGCCCAGGCCTATTGGGGTAAGGGGATAGCCACCAAGGTGGCTAAAGCACTGGTAGAATACTGTTTTAGCCAAACGACGGTAAAAGAAGTGGTAGCGCTGACGGACCTGGACAATGTGGGTTCGCAAAAGGTACTACTGAAAGCCGGCTTCAGCCGCTCACTGCGAAACATCATCCGGGACGGCCGGGAGGTGGCGTACTTTGTAATACAGCGTACCCAATAA
- a CDS encoding RidA family protein, whose amino-acid sequence MEKKITNPWKWQDERGYVQAVEVKQVTGTLYCAGQAAVHPDGTSSDADMPTQLQLALQNLEQVIREAGYACSGIVRLTVYTTSSETFVNTCFEPYKEWAAKHGVQTAVTLMEVNALFETLNIEFEATVVI is encoded by the coding sequence ATGGAAAAGAAAATCACCAACCCATGGAAATGGCAGGACGAACGCGGTTATGTACAAGCGGTGGAAGTTAAACAGGTAACCGGCACGCTCTATTGCGCAGGCCAGGCAGCAGTACATCCGGACGGCACCTCGTCCGATGCCGACATGCCCACACAGCTGCAGCTGGCGCTGCAAAACCTTGAGCAGGTCATCCGCGAAGCCGGCTATGCCTGCAGCGGTATCGTTCGGCTGACCGTTTACACCACTTCTTCCGAAACGTTTGTCAATACCTGTTTCGAACCGTATAAGGAATGGGCTGCCAAACATGGCGTACAGACAGCCGTAACGCTGATGGAGGTAAATGCGCTTTTTGAAACGCTGAACATAGAATTTGAAGCCACCGTAGTCATTTAG
- a CDS encoding SEL1-like repeat protein: protein MSHRIYLYNLNNEVNRPVPDIPADGSLESILPVIGSDDFDSITMMEWKYEFPFFLHPLFAGRPYIGTPAYNGQSGGIYAHAPEGIAALKRFYDFIDTHAGTLTDNPEAFRADKQHIFNFLETKIVNDGFHLDAWDVFNMSDEPHEAQAAELLENIRLTNEAIEAAIAANDPLLLNECPDVQDNPYRFGSFREFFSCSVYGYGWNVIQSGYFESYEETSDQEKFTENGLTGLKIEGTVVVPAEYDQVFPFPGNENFAVVNRNGKWGYVDRQGHLVSGLVYDMADDVQYGRAIVKCGELFYIVLPGSPLPDAGYDDVLYLSEAPLRFTVARDGRYGVVDAAGNQLLPFDFAEDIEEQNFVDVKLIAARHLDTDVKHYYTPDFTRLGDDSVDEVSWGGTYLGDSIFIFIRRKPKQQCGLFTVEGKELLPVIYDELEVVMNGAVIVRQGKQYGIYSAYKGWVVPLSPVSIELTDGYTCLITQQGREGLYVAQYDVLIPPVYDIISRVLTWHNTNEWETIAVNGEGAFTIDYEGKVSSLTSAAVAALIADNRYRYTEEMMAALLPLAGDDIPADMLYEQGDKALEAQQYDEAIRLFKAAAAQGQKDAMNDLGFIHETVEGYIDDMAAFDWYSRGVAAGSPHAANGLGNCYQYGIGTSPDIRKALELYHQSASQHIPHAHYNLGLLYNDGIKVPKDEQLALKHFVYASRWGIDCYNYVGTLSEAAEDYKNAVDAYRSGIKNKDPYCAFNMARLYELGRGVKGDPRKALSHYMKAIDFGMEDAVLELRRMYLYNDDVKDEAMAQQYEQQARDAGLDIPE, encoded by the coding sequence ATGTCGCACCGTATCTACCTTTACAACCTGAACAACGAAGTAAACCGCCCCGTACCGGACATTCCGGCTGATGGCTCACTGGAGAGCATATTGCCTGTTATCGGCAGTGATGATTTCGACAGCATCACGATGATGGAATGGAAATATGAGTTCCCTTTTTTCCTCCACCCCTTATTTGCCGGCAGGCCGTATATCGGCACACCAGCGTACAACGGGCAGTCCGGTGGCATTTACGCCCACGCCCCCGAAGGCATTGCAGCGCTTAAAAGGTTCTACGATTTTATCGATACCCATGCCGGTACGCTGACCGACAACCCGGAAGCTTTCCGGGCGGACAAGCAGCATATTTTCAACTTCCTCGAAACAAAAATCGTCAATGACGGCTTCCATCTCGATGCCTGGGATGTGTTCAACATGAGCGACGAACCGCATGAAGCACAGGCCGCAGAACTGCTGGAAAATATCCGGCTCACCAATGAAGCCATCGAAGCCGCTATTGCCGCCAACGACCCGCTGCTGCTCAACGAATGCCCTGACGTACAGGATAACCCGTACCGTTTTGGCAGCTTCCGGGAGTTTTTCAGCTGCAGCGTTTATGGCTATGGCTGGAATGTGATACAGTCCGGCTACTTTGAGTCGTATGAAGAAACGTCCGACCAGGAAAAATTCACCGAAAATGGCCTTACAGGCTTGAAAATAGAAGGGACGGTAGTGGTCCCTGCTGAATATGACCAAGTATTTCCCTTCCCCGGGAATGAAAATTTTGCGGTGGTGAACCGGAATGGGAAATGGGGATATGTAGACCGGCAGGGCCACCTCGTTTCAGGGCTGGTATATGACATGGCCGATGACGTACAATACGGCCGCGCGATCGTAAAATGCGGCGAGCTGTTCTACATCGTGCTGCCCGGAAGCCCGCTCCCGGATGCCGGCTACGACGACGTGCTGTACCTCTCCGAGGCGCCGTTACGTTTTACTGTGGCCCGCGACGGCCGCTACGGCGTTGTTGACGCGGCAGGTAACCAGCTGCTGCCTTTTGACTTCGCCGAAGACATAGAAGAGCAGAACTTCGTCGACGTGAAGCTCATCGCCGCCCGTCACCTCGATACGGATGTCAAACACTACTATACGCCTGACTTTACCCGCCTCGGCGATGACAGCGTCGACGAAGTCAGCTGGGGCGGCACCTATCTGGGTGATTCTATTTTTATATTCATCCGCCGCAAACCCAAACAACAATGTGGCCTTTTTACCGTGGAAGGCAAAGAACTGCTGCCTGTCATATATGATGAACTGGAGGTGGTAATGAATGGCGCAGTGATCGTGCGGCAGGGTAAACAGTACGGCATCTATTCCGCCTATAAAGGCTGGGTAGTCCCTTTGTCTCCCGTCAGCATTGAACTGACCGACGGGTATACCTGCCTGATCACGCAACAAGGAAGGGAAGGGCTGTACGTGGCGCAGTACGACGTGCTGATTCCACCGGTTTATGATATCATCTCCCGGGTTTTGACCTGGCATAATACCAACGAGTGGGAGACCATTGCCGTTAACGGGGAAGGCGCTTTCACCATTGATTACGAAGGAAAGGTCTCTTCCCTCACGTCAGCAGCCGTTGCCGCGCTTATTGCGGATAACCGCTACCGTTATACCGAAGAGATGATGGCAGCCCTTCTGCCGCTGGCAGGCGACGATATTCCTGCCGACATGTTGTATGAACAGGGAGATAAAGCACTGGAAGCACAACAATACGATGAAGCCATCCGTCTGTTCAAAGCCGCAGCAGCCCAGGGCCAGAAAGATGCGATGAATGATCTCGGCTTTATCCACGAAACCGTTGAGGGTTATATCGATGACATGGCTGCTTTCGACTGGTACTCCCGTGGTGTGGCCGCCGGTTCCCCGCATGCCGCCAACGGACTGGGTAACTGCTACCAGTACGGCATCGGTACCTCCCCGGATATCCGCAAAGCGCTGGAACTGTACCACCAGTCCGCTTCACAGCATATCCCCCATGCCCACTATAACCTCGGGTTGCTATACAATGACGGTATCAAAGTACCCAAAGACGAGCAGCTGGCGCTGAAACATTTCGTATATGCCAGCCGGTGGGGAATTGACTGTTACAACTATGTGGGCACGTTATCCGAAGCGGCGGAAGATTATAAAAACGCAGTAGATGCCTATCGCAGCGGTATTAAAAACAAAGACCCTTACTGTGCATTTAACATGGCGCGCCTCTACGAACTGGGCCGAGGCGTAAAAGGCGACCCCCGTAAAGCGCTTTCACACTATATGAAAGCGATAGACTTCGGTATGGAAGACGCCGTGCTGGAACTCCGCCGCATGTACCTTTACAACGACGACGTAAAAGACGAAGCGATGGCGCAGCAATACGAGCAGCAAGCCCGCGACGCCGGACTCGATATCCCCGAATAA
- a CDS encoding DUF4180 domain-containing protein: MTLAIHESGNVRIAEVISDDILIHNPDEALQLIVDVYYQDFDKVIIHEENIIPDFFDLKTGIAGEVLQKFINYKMRVSIVGAFEKYPGKSLRDFIYESNKGRHVNFMPTVEEAVEKMGREA; this comes from the coding sequence ATGACCCTGGCTATTCACGAATCCGGCAATGTACGCATAGCAGAAGTGATTTCAGACGATATACTGATTCATAACCCCGACGAAGCCTTGCAGCTGATTGTCGACGTCTACTATCAGGACTTTGACAAGGTAATAATACATGAAGAAAATATCATCCCCGATTTCTTTGACCTCAAAACCGGCATCGCAGGAGAAGTATTGCAGAAGTTCATCAACTACAAAATGCGGGTGAGTATTGTCGGGGCGTTTGAAAAATACCCCGGCAAAAGCCTCCGTGATTTTATCTATGAAAGCAACAAAGGCCGCCATGTGAATTTTATGCCGACGGTGGAAGAGGCGGTGGAGAAAATGGGGAGGGAGGCGTAA
- a CDS encoding GNAT family N-acetyltransferase has protein sequence MNTNNYIIRKEKQSDIPQIHAVTKAAFLVAEHASGTEQLIIRALRDSGRLTLSLVAEERGMIIGHVAISPVAISSGDDGWYGLGPVSVMPDRQGTGVGSALICAALDELRQLPARGCVVLGEPAYYGRFGFEADARLLYTEAPPEYFQVQAFEGTIPTGTVQYDASFYVTE, from the coding sequence ATGAATACAAACAATTATATTATCAGAAAAGAAAAACAATCCGATATCCCGCAAATCCATGCTGTCACAAAAGCGGCGTTCCTCGTAGCGGAACATGCCAGCGGCACCGAACAACTGATCATCCGGGCGCTGAGGGACAGTGGCCGGTTAACGTTGTCGCTGGTTGCCGAAGAACGCGGCATGATCATTGGTCACGTGGCCATTTCGCCGGTGGCGATATCTTCCGGGGACGACGGATGGTATGGGCTTGGACCGGTATCCGTGATGCCGGACCGGCAGGGCACCGGCGTAGGGTCGGCGCTGATCTGCGCCGCGTTGGATGAACTGCGGCAACTGCCAGCCAGGGGCTGTGTGGTGTTAGGCGAACCGGCCTATTACGGCAGGTTCGGATTTGAGGCAGATGCGCGGTTGCTGTATACAGAAGCCCCGCCGGAGTATTTCCAGGTGCAGGCTTTTGAGGGGACGATACCCACAGGGACGGTGCAGTATGACGCATCGTTTTACGTAACGGAATAA
- a CDS encoding GNAT family N-acetyltransferase: protein MVQIVKAGMEHLDEFAELFNSYRIFYRQPSDPEKGKAFLKERISNGESDTFLAIVDGKAVGFAQLYSLFHYKKLQRQWLLSDLFVNPDYRGRGISVAIIDRCKAFCDETGACGLLLETEKTNVIGNQLYPRTGFEVDNEHNYYNWWKE from the coding sequence ATGGTACAAATTGTTAAAGCCGGGATGGAACATCTCGATGAATTCGCGGAATTATTCAACAGTTATCGCATCTTTTACCGTCAGCCTTCAGACCCCGAAAAAGGAAAAGCGTTTTTAAAAGAGCGGATCAGCAATGGTGAATCCGATACCTTTCTGGCCATCGTGGATGGCAAAGCTGTTGGGTTTGCGCAGCTCTATTCCCTGTTTCACTACAAAAAGCTCCAGCGCCAGTGGCTGTTGAGCGACCTGTTTGTCAACCCGGACTACAGAGGCCGAGGCATCTCCGTAGCCATTATCGACCGCTGCAAAGCTTTCTGCGATGAAACCGGCGCCTGTGGCCTGCTGCTGGAAACAGAAAAGACCAACGTGATTGGCAACCAGTTATACCCCAGAACAGGATTCGAAGTGGACAACGAACACAATTATTACAACTGGTGGAAGGAATAA
- a CDS encoding S8 family serine peptidase, whose translation MKTRLCFILALSLTIAGCTKRTQEPPAGQPTESPTPIIGLKGQNQLLPGISEYRLLVKFKATAIRDIEKHQPVFEARQAPAAAVTWSRTAGNVQAYTYEQAIPLSPEEKTAMKQGRLAAPTPSLFDRYAFRGLLYVREAPGMSPAAVLELANAFEQLDIVEYAAIEPVTPPPPPTPDFSGQQYYKNDVDAADPGVRGINAAYAWSIGVTGAGIRIADIEWGYNKNHEDLTGSRIREVLPPPDDQFKDHGTAVASILMAKNNGFGVTGMVYGADSCYVISERVSGRPAGIAAGLQRLRRGDVFLYEMQTGGQGGQYVPADFNQAVWDITKTATDSGIIIVAAAGNGNQDLDGAYYASYRARGDNGAIIVGAGTKSQRNKASFSTYGSKVHLQGWGDWTVVSAGYGSLYNGGVNATYSNDFAGTSSATPIVASAVVAVQSWYKAHNGTVLSPAAIRNLLINTGTPQGTGGHIGPLPNIKAAIESLLATGLSATAKRY comes from the coding sequence ATGAAAACGCGTTTATGTTTCATCCTCGCCCTGAGCCTTACCATCGCCGGGTGTACCAAGAGAACCCAGGAACCGCCTGCCGGTCAACCTACAGAAAGTCCTACCCCCATCATCGGCCTGAAAGGCCAGAACCAGCTGCTGCCGGGTATCAGTGAATACCGGCTGCTCGTAAAATTTAAAGCCACCGCCATCAGGGACATTGAAAAGCACCAACCCGTGTTCGAAGCCCGACAGGCGCCTGCTGCGGCAGTAACATGGAGCCGTACGGCCGGCAACGTGCAGGCGTACACGTATGAGCAGGCGATCCCGCTCAGCCCCGAGGAGAAAACCGCTATGAAGCAGGGGCGTCTGGCCGCACCTACGCCCTCGTTGTTTGACCGTTATGCTTTCAGAGGACTGCTGTATGTAAGGGAAGCACCGGGCATGTCGCCAGCAGCGGTACTGGAACTCGCCAATGCTTTTGAACAGCTGGATATCGTGGAGTATGCAGCCATTGAGCCGGTAACGCCACCGCCGCCGCCAACGCCTGACTTCAGCGGCCAGCAGTACTACAAAAACGATGTTGACGCCGCCGATCCCGGCGTGCGTGGCATCAATGCAGCCTATGCATGGTCTATCGGCGTCACCGGCGCCGGTATCCGTATCGCCGACATTGAATGGGGTTACAACAAAAACCATGAAGACCTCACCGGCTCCCGCATCCGCGAGGTGCTGCCGCCGCCGGACGATCAGTTCAAAGACCATGGCACCGCAGTAGCCAGTATCCTAATGGCGAAAAACAATGGCTTCGGCGTGACCGGCATGGTATACGGCGCCGACAGCTGTTACGTTATCTCTGAAAGGGTAAGCGGCAGGCCTGCAGGTATTGCGGCCGGGCTGCAGCGGCTACGCCGGGGCGACGTGTTCCTGTATGAAATGCAGACCGGCGGACAGGGTGGACAGTATGTGCCTGCAGATTTTAACCAGGCTGTATGGGACATCACCAAAACAGCCACCGACTCCGGCATTATCATCGTGGCTGCTGCCGGCAACGGCAACCAGGACCTCGACGGCGCCTATTATGCCAGCTACCGCGCCCGGGGTGACAACGGCGCTATCATCGTAGGCGCAGGCACCAAATCGCAACGGAACAAAGCCAGCTTCTCCACCTACGGCAGCAAGGTACATCTGCAGGGCTGGGGCGACTGGACCGTAGTCAGCGCCGGATACGGCTCCCTGTACAACGGCGGCGTCAACGCTACCTACTCCAACGATTTTGCCGGCACCTCCTCCGCCACACCGATCGTCGCTTCAGCAGTAGTGGCCGTGCAATCGTGGTATAAGGCTCATAATGGTACCGTATTATCACCGGCAGCCATCCGGAACCTGTTGATCAATACCGGTACGCCGCAGGGCACCGGCGGTCATATAGGACCGCTGCCCAACATCAAAGCTGCCATTGAATCGCTGCTGGCAACAGGATTGTCTGCCACCGCGAAACGATATTGA
- a CDS encoding Crp/Fnr family transcriptional regulator, with protein sequence MQEKLRQHIEKIVSLTDEEFAFVLSHFTVKQAKKKTFLFQTGESVRYSYFVVSGLLTLIYHDDAGKQHIVSFAMEDWWESDYQAYFSQTAAGMSLQCLEDTALYCLTLENYRKLCSGLPKMEHFFLQKANAGHIGSQRRILSFLTSNAKERYEQLLQRYPALLQRVPKTLLASYLGVSRETLSRLWPSP encoded by the coding sequence ATGCAGGAAAAGCTGAGACAACATATTGAAAAAATCGTTTCCCTGACGGACGAAGAATTCGCCTTTGTGCTCTCCCACTTCACCGTTAAGCAGGCCAAAAAGAAAACTTTTCTTTTCCAGACGGGCGAAAGCGTCCGGTATTCCTATTTTGTTGTATCAGGGCTTTTAACCCTCATCTATCATGATGATGCAGGGAAACAACATATCGTTTCCTTTGCGATGGAAGACTGGTGGGAAAGCGACTACCAGGCATATTTTTCTCAAACTGCCGCAGGCATGTCCCTCCAATGCCTCGAAGATACAGCCCTATACTGCCTTACATTGGAAAACTACCGGAAGCTATGCAGCGGACTTCCCAAAATGGAACACTTTTTCCTGCAGAAAGCCAACGCCGGCCATATCGGCTCGCAAAGGCGCATCCTGTCTTTCCTGACTTCGAACGCTAAAGAACGTTACGAACAATTACTACAGCGCTACCCCGCATTACTACAGCGGGTGCCTAAAACATTGCTGGCTTCCTATCTCGGCGTGTCGCGTGAAACACTGAGCCGGCTTTGGCCTTCACCCTGA
- a CDS encoding AAA family ATPase yields MNIYDLIITDKEATRLEEVFLHEEKRKAIEQLIKEHYYAEELQQYGLPVNNKILLHGASGCGKTTTAKAIAQALGKPLFILNLSNIICARIGETSQNIKSVFDKAARDKAVLFLDEFDQIGKARGNDDRDVGEMRRLVNTLIQLMDYFPEKALLLCATNHVDIIDKALLRRFQLNIPFEMPSTAELNTYYDTLLARFPEHMRHIERKTGISFAEAKDDVFTQVKAALIARLESTTKNVDV; encoded by the coding sequence ATGAATATTTACGATCTTATTATCACAGATAAAGAAGCCACCCGCCTGGAAGAAGTGTTTCTCCACGAAGAGAAGCGGAAAGCCATCGAACAGCTGATAAAGGAACACTACTACGCAGAAGAATTACAGCAATACGGGCTCCCGGTCAACAATAAAATATTGCTGCATGGCGCTTCCGGCTGCGGTAAAACCACCACCGCCAAAGCTATTGCGCAGGCACTGGGCAAACCGCTGTTTATCCTGAACCTTAGCAATATCATCTGTGCCCGCATCGGGGAAACCTCCCAAAACATCAAATCCGTCTTCGATAAAGCCGCCCGCGACAAAGCTGTTTTGTTCCTCGATGAATTTGACCAGATCGGCAAGGCCCGCGGCAACGATGACCGTGACGTGGGAGAAATGAGACGCCTTGTCAATACACTGATACAATTGATGGACTATTTCCCCGAAAAAGCCCTGCTGCTGTGCGCTACCAACCACGTAGACATCATTGACAAAGCGCTGCTCAGGAGGTTTCAGCTCAACATACCCTTTGAAATGCCTTCCACAGCGGAACTAAATACTTACTATGACACCCTGCTGGCCCGCTTTCCGGAGCATATGCGGCATATCGAACGCAAAACAGGCATCTCTTTCGCCGAAGCCAAAGACGATGTTTTCACACAGGTAAAAGCTGCACTGATAGCCCGGCTGGAGTCAACAACAAAAAATGTGGACGTATGA